In one Umezawaea sp. Da 62-37 genomic region, the following are encoded:
- a CDS encoding GNAT family N-acetyltransferase produces MTPRPPADPVLASLTTTHAHLAESKGRAFRYQPEVAGFTALAGPRDAEAWADLAALAGPGEEVSIADPPADWERLFSATGVQMVAVSLETAPFPAARVLGPADVPAMLDLVARTEPGPLRPRTIEMGTYLGVFEEGALVAMAGERLRPPGWTEISAVCTDPAFRGRGLAGALVRAVAHGIVERGERPFLHATATNTPAIRLYTAMGFELVQTRNFSVARIPG; encoded by the coding sequence GTGACCCCGCGGCCACCGGCCGACCCGGTGCTCGCGTCGCTGACCACCACGCACGCCCACCTCGCCGAGTCCAAGGGGCGGGCCTTCCGCTACCAGCCGGAGGTCGCGGGCTTCACGGCGCTGGCGGGTCCCCGTGACGCCGAGGCGTGGGCCGACCTCGCCGCTCTCGCCGGGCCGGGCGAGGAGGTGTCGATCGCCGACCCGCCCGCCGACTGGGAACGGCTGTTCTCGGCCACGGGGGTGCAGATGGTGGCGGTGTCGCTGGAGACCGCGCCGTTCCCCGCGGCCCGCGTGCTCGGCCCCGCCGACGTGCCCGCCATGCTCGACCTCGTGGCCCGGACCGAACCCGGCCCGCTGCGGCCGCGCACCATCGAGATGGGCACCTACCTCGGCGTGTTCGAGGAAGGTGCGCTCGTCGCGATGGCGGGCGAACGCCTCCGGCCGCCGGGGTGGACGGAGATCAGCGCCGTGTGCACCGACCCGGCGTTCCGCGGCCGCGGCCTGGCAGGCGCGCTGGTCCGGGCGGTGGCGCACGGCATCGTGGAACGGGGTGAGCGGCCGTTCCTGCACGCGACGGCCACCAACACGCCCGCCATCAGGCTGTACACGGCGATGGGGTTCGAACTGGTGCAGACCCGCAACTTCAGCGTCGCGCGCATACCGGGGTAG
- a CDS encoding type 1 glutamine amidotransferase domain-containing protein, producing MRVLVPLPDRDFDVTEVAVPWRMLRDAGHEVVFATESGGRPEADPLLLSGVLFGQLGADPEPKRFYGELLADEAYRNPLSWADLTVEDYDGLVLPGGHAPGMRQYLGSPVLRERVARFWALDRPVGAICHGVLVLARTLDPATGMSVLADRRTTCLPKYMERGAYFLTAWRRGRYYRTYPAYVQDEVVAALRDPSQFQRGPTELSRRGTATDDAPAFVVRDGNYVSARWPGDAYLFGRRFLELLG from the coding sequence ATGCGTGTTCTTGTGCCGTTGCCCGACCGGGACTTCGACGTGACGGAGGTGGCGGTGCCGTGGCGGATGCTGCGAGACGCGGGCCACGAGGTCGTGTTCGCCACCGAGAGCGGTGGTCGTCCCGAGGCCGATCCCCTGCTGCTGAGCGGAGTCCTGTTCGGGCAGTTGGGCGCCGATCCGGAACCCAAGCGGTTCTACGGTGAACTGCTGGCCGACGAGGCCTACCGGAATCCGCTGTCGTGGGCGGATCTGACCGTCGAGGACTACGACGGTCTGGTGCTGCCCGGTGGGCACGCGCCCGGAATGCGGCAGTACCTCGGCAGCCCGGTCCTGCGGGAGCGGGTGGCGCGGTTCTGGGCGCTCGACCGGCCGGTCGGCGCGATCTGCCACGGCGTCCTGGTCCTGGCTCGCACGCTCGACCCGGCGACGGGCATGTCGGTGCTCGCGGACCGGCGGACCACGTGCCTGCCCAAGTACATGGAGCGCGGCGCGTACTTCCTCACGGCGTGGCGTCGGGGCCGCTACTACCGCACCTATCCCGCGTACGTGCAGGACGAGGTGGTCGCGGCCCTGCGCGACCCGAGCCAGTTCCAGCGCGGCCCGACCGAGCTGTCCCGTCGAGGCACCGCGACCGATGACGCGCCGGCGTTCGTCGTGCGGGACGGCAACTACGTGTCCGCGCGCTGGCCCGGTGACGCGTACCTGTTCGGCAGGCGGTTCCTCGAACTCCTGGGCTAA
- a CDS encoding pentapeptide repeat-containing protein encodes MHLPWLQIRTPDIQAAMGILGGRPRTPGAPRLYLSRVDLRSVQIHSGRLVDTQLRHANLARAWLPETRLDRSDLKSTDLRLANLEAAVLTGANLTSAYLGDALLRNADLRDTDLSHADFTGADLRGADLSGARVEGTTFVGALADDTTTWPTDFDTGRLALPAP; translated from the coding sequence ATGCACCTCCCCTGGTTGCAGATCCGCACCCCGGACATCCAGGCCGCGATGGGCATCCTCGGCGGCCGCCCGCGGACACCGGGAGCACCCCGCCTCTACCTCTCCCGCGTCGACCTGCGGAGCGTCCAGATCCACAGCGGTCGACTGGTGGACACCCAGCTCCGCCACGCCAACCTGGCCCGCGCCTGGCTGCCCGAAACACGGCTGGACCGCAGCGACCTGAAGTCGACCGACCTGCGGCTGGCCAACCTCGAAGCCGCGGTGCTGACCGGCGCCAACCTCACCTCCGCCTACCTCGGCGATGCCCTCCTCCGCAACGCGGACCTGCGCGACACCGACCTCAGCCACGCCGACTTCACCGGAGCCGACCTGCGTGGTGCCGACCTCAGCGGCGCCCGAGTCGAAGGCACCACGTTCGTCGGAGCGCTCGCCGACGACACCACCACTTGGCCAACCGATTTCGACACCGGCCGCCTCGCGCTCCCGGCTCCCTGA
- a CDS encoding Lrp/AsnC family transcriptional regulator yields MAELDELDQALLRELQRDARRTNRELAAATGVSPSTSLERVRSLRERGVIRGFLVDLDLEEVGRPVQALIAVRIRPPSRANIEAFREWASRLPETVGVFVVSGGEDFLIHVAVPDNKFLYAFVIDRLTQRPEVADVRTSVVYEHIRSPVIEPANPARHRR; encoded by the coding sequence ATGGCCGAGTTGGACGAACTAGATCAGGCGCTACTGCGCGAATTGCAGCGCGACGCACGGCGCACCAACCGCGAACTCGCCGCCGCCACCGGGGTCTCGCCGTCCACCTCGCTGGAACGGGTCCGCTCACTCCGCGAACGCGGAGTCATCCGCGGCTTCCTGGTCGACCTCGACCTGGAGGAGGTCGGCCGCCCCGTCCAGGCGTTGATCGCCGTCCGCATCCGCCCACCGTCCCGCGCGAACATCGAAGCCTTCCGCGAATGGGCCTCCCGTCTCCCCGAGACTGTCGGGGTGTTCGTCGTGTCCGGCGGCGAGGACTTCCTCATCCACGTCGCGGTACCGGACAACAAGTTCCTCTACGCCTTCGTCATCGACCGCCTCACCCAGCGACCGGAGGTCGCGGACGTCCGCACCAGCGTCGTGTACGAACACATCCGCAGCCCGGTCATCGAACCCGCCAACCCGGCCCGCCACCGCAGGTGA
- a CDS encoding DUF2000 domain-containing protein, whose product MSVALSLAPDEIRTDLPTRHAKLKWVMVVDTALGAGLIANAAVCMAAAVGNAIPTLLGPGTTDASGSHHPGLPWTGCSILAGDVDKVREIRAKAAAKDGLLVVDMPEQAQTSRVYDEYLAAVAGTEAADLTYYAVSVVGPRNKVDKLVGGLPLLR is encoded by the coding sequence GTGTCCGTTGCGCTCAGTTTGGCACCCGACGAGATCCGCACCGACCTGCCGACCCGGCACGCCAAGCTCAAGTGGGTCATGGTGGTCGACACCGCGCTGGGCGCCGGGCTGATCGCGAACGCCGCCGTGTGCATGGCGGCGGCCGTCGGCAACGCCATCCCGACCTTGCTCGGGCCTGGCACGACCGACGCGTCGGGCAGTCACCACCCCGGTCTGCCGTGGACCGGGTGCTCGATCCTGGCCGGGGACGTCGACAAGGTGCGGGAGATCCGGGCCAAGGCGGCGGCGAAGGACGGGCTGCTGGTCGTGGACATGCCGGAACAGGCGCAGACCAGTCGGGTGTACGACGAGTACCTCGCCGCGGTCGCGGGGACCGAGGCCGCCGACCTCACCTACTACGCGGTGAGTGTCGTGGGGCCGCGCAACAAGGTCGACAAGCTGGTCGGTGGGTTGCCGTTGTTGCGCTGA
- a CDS encoding SAM-dependent methyltransferase, whose protein sequence is MTDRPAWVPDSINTELPSAARVYDYLLGGGHNFAVDRVVGEKVLLALPNGGQIAGSNRAFLRRAVLFMIDQGITQFLDLGSGIPTVGNVHEIAQQADPTARVVYVDYDEVAVTHSELLLQGNDNATVVAADATRPERVLSAPAVRKMLDFDKPVGLLMVAVLHFVPDEKKPHEVLARYIDALPSGSLVALSHLTADAKPAEMAAVVEAMKNSRDPMYFRSHAEFSGMFGGLEMLEPGVVSAPNWRPEVDYDTSPDDVYVGLARKA, encoded by the coding sequence ATGACGGATCGGCCAGCGTGGGTGCCGGACTCGATCAACACCGAGTTACCCAGTGCCGCCAGGGTCTACGACTACCTGTTGGGGGGCGGGCACAACTTCGCGGTCGATCGGGTTGTCGGGGAAAAGGTGTTGCTGGCGCTGCCCAACGGTGGGCAGATCGCGGGGTCGAATCGGGCGTTCCTGCGACGTGCGGTGTTGTTCATGATCGATCAGGGCATCACGCAGTTCCTGGATCTGGGGTCGGGGATTCCGACGGTGGGCAACGTGCACGAGATCGCGCAGCAGGCGGATCCGACCGCGCGTGTGGTGTACGTGGACTACGACGAGGTCGCGGTGACGCACAGCGAACTCCTGTTGCAGGGCAATGACAACGCGACCGTGGTGGCGGCGGACGCCACCAGGCCGGAGCGGGTGTTGTCGGCGCCCGCGGTGCGGAAGATGCTGGACTTCGACAAGCCGGTGGGGTTGTTGATGGTGGCGGTGCTGCACTTCGTGCCGGACGAGAAGAAGCCGCACGAGGTGTTGGCGCGGTACATCGACGCGTTGCCGTCGGGGAGTCTGGTGGCGTTGTCGCACTTGACGGCGGACGCCAAGCCGGCGGAGATGGCCGCTGTCGTGGAGGCCATGAAGAACAGCCGTGATCCGATGTACTTCCGGTCGCACGCGGAGTTCTCGGGGATGTTCGGTGGGCTGGAAATGCTGGAGCCCGGTGTGGTGAGTGCCCCGAACTGGCGGCCCGAGGTGGACTACGACACGAGTCCTGATGATGTTTACGTGGGCTTGGCGCGCAAGGCCTGA
- a CDS encoding zinc-binding dehydrogenase: MEDVMLAGRLDLATLEFAVEEVPVPVPGPGEVLVAVKAAGVCLSDLHLIDGTLRVWRNDHPKLTLGHEVSGTVAVIGPDVPSSVTVGRRVILQAGQTCGTCELCVRQRPCLNGRTRGVHYDGGWAQYALARHDTLVPIPDHLPFDQAAIIPDAVSTPYAAITSTASVRPAQSVGVWGIGGLGAHAVQLLRLIGAAPIIAVDPLPNARTRALAFGADLALDPAADGFADSVLTATAGRGLDHAFDFAGAPAVRDQAAAVLGLAGALILVGLSDGPLALTDGIGFSVRNQRLLGHFGSTWEDVEALVALTAHRRLDFADSISAHIPLADATDAIRILADRTDDPVRLVLIP, from the coding sequence GTGGAGGACGTGATGCTCGCCGGAAGGCTCGACCTCGCGACGCTGGAGTTCGCCGTGGAGGAGGTTCCCGTCCCCGTGCCGGGCCCCGGTGAGGTGCTGGTGGCCGTCAAGGCGGCAGGCGTCTGCCTGTCCGACCTGCACCTCATCGACGGCACGCTCCGCGTGTGGCGGAACGACCACCCCAAGCTCACCCTGGGCCACGAGGTCTCCGGCACCGTGGCGGTCATCGGCCCGGACGTGCCGTCGTCGGTCACGGTCGGCCGTCGGGTCATCCTCCAGGCGGGCCAGACCTGCGGCACGTGCGAACTGTGCGTGCGGCAACGCCCGTGCCTCAACGGCCGGACCAGGGGAGTGCACTACGACGGCGGCTGGGCCCAGTACGCGCTGGCCAGGCACGACACCCTCGTTCCGATCCCCGACCACCTGCCGTTCGACCAGGCCGCCATCATCCCCGACGCCGTCTCCACGCCCTACGCGGCGATCACGTCCACCGCCTCGGTGCGCCCCGCCCAGTCCGTCGGCGTCTGGGGCATCGGCGGCCTGGGCGCCCACGCCGTGCAACTCCTCAGGCTCATCGGCGCGGCTCCCATCATCGCCGTCGACCCGCTGCCCAACGCCCGCACCAGAGCCCTCGCCTTCGGCGCCGACCTCGCCCTCGACCCCGCCGCGGACGGTTTCGCTGACAGCGTCCTCACCGCCACCGCGGGCCGCGGCCTCGACCACGCCTTCGACTTCGCGGGCGCCCCGGCGGTGCGCGACCAGGCCGCGGCAGTCCTGGGCCTGGCAGGCGCCCTGATCCTGGTCGGCCTGTCCGACGGCCCGCTCGCCCTCACCGACGGCATCGGCTTCAGCGTCCGCAACCAACGCCTGCTGGGCCACTTCGGCTCCACCTGGGAAGACGTCGAGGCACTGGTCGCCCTCACGGCTCATCGCCGCCTGGACTTCGCCGACTCCATCAGCGCCCACATCCCACTCGCCGACGCGACCGACGCCATCCGCATCCTCGCGGACCGCACCGACGACCCCGTCCGCCTGGTCCTCATCCCCTGA
- a CDS encoding alanine--tRNA ligase-related protein: MDTQDVINTFVDFFTSRGHRRITGSSLLPPPGDPVLFTTSGMHPLTPFLEGRPHPLGGRLVNVQRCLRTTDLDEVGDPSHLTVFEMLGSWSLRSYDGPQSLRWGYELLRDGFGVDPGLLHVTVFGGDDQVGPDVGSLETWRSLDVPVELTGTENWWSNGPTGPCGPDSEMFVWTGDGPPTGTPTTDGQWMEVWNHVMMRYRRHGDGSLTPLSESTVDTGMGLERLLMLLQGKRSVFETDLLSPWVDGLPWDVSEPRLVVDHLRSSVVVIGDGVTPSNTGRGYVLRRLLRRTLTMIWREDDSRTLSDVPESLVRSTSTHFDQGGDRVFDVLGEEERRFRSLVTRGRDLVSRYPDPLTERDFRYLHETHGLPRDLVVLLRDL, translated from the coding sequence ATGGACACCCAGGACGTCATCAACACGTTCGTCGACTTCTTCACCTCCCGCGGCCACCGCCGGATCACCGGCAGCTCGCTGCTGCCGCCACCGGGTGATCCGGTGCTGTTCACGACCTCGGGCATGCACCCGCTGACCCCGTTCCTGGAAGGCCGCCCGCACCCGCTGGGCGGACGGCTGGTCAACGTGCAGCGCTGCCTGCGCACCACCGACCTCGACGAGGTCGGCGACCCCTCGCACCTGACCGTGTTCGAGATGCTCGGCTCGTGGTCGCTGCGCTCCTACGACGGGCCGCAGAGCCTGCGCTGGGGGTACGAGCTGCTGCGCGACGGGTTCGGCGTCGACCCCGGACTGCTGCACGTCACCGTCTTCGGCGGCGACGACCAGGTCGGGCCGGACGTCGGCTCACTGGAGACGTGGCGCTCGCTCGACGTCCCAGTGGAGCTGACCGGGACGGAGAACTGGTGGTCCAACGGGCCCACGGGACCGTGCGGGCCGGACAGCGAGATGTTCGTGTGGACCGGCGACGGCCCGCCGACCGGCACTCCCACCACCGACGGCCAGTGGATGGAGGTGTGGAACCACGTCATGATGCGGTACCGGCGACACGGGGACGGCAGTCTCACCCCGCTGTCGGAGTCCACAGTGGACACCGGGATGGGGTTGGAACGGCTGCTGATGCTCCTCCAGGGCAAGCGCTCGGTGTTCGAGACGGACCTGCTGTCGCCTTGGGTCGACGGGCTGCCGTGGGACGTGTCGGAGCCGCGGCTGGTCGTCGACCACCTGCGGTCGAGCGTCGTCGTGATCGGCGACGGCGTCACCCCGTCCAACACCGGCCGCGGGTACGTGCTGCGCAGGCTGCTGAGGCGGACGTTGACGATGATCTGGCGCGAGGACGACTCGCGCACCCTGTCCGACGTCCCGGAGTCGTTGGTGCGGAGCACGTCGACGCACTTCGACCAGGGGGGCGACCGGGTGTTCGACGTGCTGGGGGAGGAGGAACGCCGCTTCCGGTCGCTGGTCACCCGAGGCCGGGACCTGGTGTCCCGCTACCCCGACCCGCTGACCGAGCGGGATTTCCGCTACCTGCACGAAACCCACGGCCTCCCGCGTGACCTGGTGGTGCTGCTGCGCGATTTGTAG
- a CDS encoding beta-eliminating lyase-related protein: MSDAEKRLQVKRGCTRWLSGHGESTMRERLAGLVAMPESEGYPDVYGAGDPVTALERRVAELLGKPAARFVFKGVIAQQAALRTWSDASRIHTVALHPLSHIDSDELGAFERLHPLRAVRLDGGRGFGVAELEAVGEPLGVVAVELPLRNAGFALPEWDDLVAVSRWCRERGVPLHFDGARLWESAPYYDRPLDEIADLADSVYVSFHKGLNGLAGCALVGSDDFLSRATPWLTRHGANVYASYPYALSAIDGLNKYLPRMAAYNSRAATLAHAIGQVRGTGVTAPQTNGFRVFLPGSPEALRDAHLRLAERTGTWLFNGGARTDVPGLTAVEVEVGEATAAVPDDEAARLFADLLDSAEGDR, from the coding sequence ATGTCCGACGCGGAGAAGCGCCTGCAGGTCAAACGCGGCTGTACCCGGTGGCTGTCCGGTCACGGTGAGTCGACCATGCGGGAGCGGCTGGCCGGGCTGGTGGCCATGCCCGAGTCCGAGGGGTATCCCGACGTCTACGGCGCGGGCGACCCGGTGACCGCGCTGGAACGGCGGGTCGCCGAGCTGCTCGGCAAGCCAGCGGCGCGGTTCGTGTTCAAGGGCGTGATCGCCCAGCAGGCCGCGCTGCGCACCTGGTCGGACGCGAGCCGGATCCACACCGTGGCGCTGCACCCGTTGAGCCACATCGACTCCGACGAGCTGGGCGCCTTCGAACGCCTGCACCCGTTGCGCGCGGTGCGGCTGGACGGCGGGCGCGGGTTCGGCGTGGCCGAACTGGAGGCGGTCGGCGAGCCGCTCGGGGTCGTCGCGGTCGAACTGCCGCTGCGCAACGCCGGGTTCGCCCTGCCGGAGTGGGACGACCTGGTCGCCGTCTCGCGCTGGTGCCGCGAACGCGGTGTGCCGCTGCACTTCGACGGCGCGCGGCTGTGGGAGTCCGCGCCGTACTACGACCGGCCGCTCGACGAGATCGCCGACCTGGCCGACTCGGTGTACGTGTCGTTCCACAAAGGACTGAACGGGCTCGCGGGCTGCGCGCTCGTCGGCTCGGACGACTTCCTGTCGCGGGCCACGCCGTGGCTGACCCGGCACGGGGCCAACGTGTACGCGAGCTACCCGTACGCGCTGTCCGCGATCGACGGCCTGAACAAGTACCTGCCCAGGATGGCCGCCTACAACAGCCGCGCCGCCACCCTCGCCCACGCCATCGGCCAGGTGCGCGGGACCGGGGTGACCGCACCGCAGACGAACGGGTTCCGCGTGTTCCTGCCGGGCTCCCCCGAGGCGCTGCGCGACGCGCACCTGCGGCTGGCCGAGCGCACCGGCACGTGGCTGTTCAACGGCGGCGCCCGCACCGACGTGCCGGGGCTCACCGCCGTGGAGGTGGAGGTCGGCGAGGCGACCGCGGCGGTCCCCGACGACGAGGCCGCGCGACTGTTCGCCGACCTGCTGGACTCAGCCGAGGGTGACCGGTAG
- a CDS encoding cytochrome P450, with protein sequence MTSAAKSSLLPEVFSMEYYADPFPTLAWLREHDPVAEVALPFADLDLWLVTRHDDVRALSTDPRLSADTRSASERFLASGLAMGVGTGWEKAFVLDPPDHTRQRRVVGGTLTPRVIAGWESVIADTAATLLDAMAQEAEPDLLRSFGYPLAITTIGTVLGAPQSDHAKLRAWSDAATSPDRVASGAALLATLDYVREQIGVKRGQQGDDLLSLLLRASEGEDTLDEDEVCAIAANLLGAAYDTTANFFANAVVALLDHPDQLASTIPDISDRAVEELLRHSGPVVLSPVFRFAFEPIELRGATIPKGATVGFMVGAANRDPAVYDDPDSVRITRTGSPHVSFGHGAHHCVGASLARLEARIGLTALFTRFPDLGFGVERSRLAHRISPFMYGFDRLPVTLG encoded by the coding sequence ATGACGAGCGCGGCGAAGTCGAGCCTCTTACCCGAAGTCTTCTCCATGGAGTACTACGCGGATCCCTTCCCCACGCTGGCGTGGCTGCGGGAGCACGACCCGGTGGCCGAGGTGGCGCTGCCGTTCGCGGACCTCGACCTGTGGCTGGTCACCCGGCACGACGACGTCCGGGCGCTGTCCACGGATCCGCGGCTCAGCGCCGACACACGCTCGGCGAGCGAGCGGTTCCTGGCCTCCGGGCTGGCGATGGGGGTCGGCACGGGCTGGGAGAAGGCGTTCGTGCTGGACCCGCCGGACCACACCAGGCAGCGGCGAGTGGTCGGCGGGACGCTCACGCCGCGGGTGATCGCCGGATGGGAGTCGGTCATCGCGGACACGGCGGCGACGCTGCTGGACGCGATGGCGCAGGAGGCGGAGCCGGACCTGCTGCGGTCGTTCGGCTACCCGCTCGCGATCACCACCATCGGCACGGTGCTGGGCGCGCCGCAGTCCGACCACGCCAAGCTGCGGGCCTGGTCGGACGCGGCGACCAGCCCGGACCGGGTGGCCTCCGGCGCCGCGCTGCTGGCCACGCTCGACTACGTCCGCGAGCAGATCGGGGTCAAGCGGGGGCAGCAGGGCGACGACCTGCTGTCGTTGCTGCTCAGGGCCTCCGAGGGGGAGGACACGCTGGACGAGGACGAGGTGTGCGCCATCGCCGCGAACCTGCTCGGCGCGGCCTACGACACGACCGCCAACTTCTTCGCCAACGCGGTCGTCGCCCTGCTCGACCACCCCGACCAGCTGGCCTCGACCATCCCGGACATCTCCGACCGGGCCGTCGAGGAGCTGCTGCGCCACTCCGGCCCGGTGGTGCTGTCGCCGGTGTTCCGGTTCGCGTTCGAGCCGATCGAGCTGCGCGGCGCCACGATCCCGAAGGGCGCCACCGTCGGGTTCATGGTCGGCGCGGCCAACCGCGACCCGGCCGTCTACGACGACCCGGACAGCGTGCGGATCACCCGGACCGGCTCACCGCACGTCTCGTTCGGCCACGGCGCGCACCACTGCGTCGGTGCGTCGCTCGCCAGGCTGGAGGCCAGGATCGGCCTGACCGCGCTGTTCACCCGTTTCCCGGACCTCGGCTTCGGCGTCGAGAGGTCGCGGCTCGCGCACCGGATCTCGCCGTTCATGTACGGCTTCGACCGGCTACCGGTCACCCTCGGCTGA
- a CDS encoding DHA2 family efflux MFS transporter permease subunit, which yields MTALSSGTTGKTGVRALVGLILAVSMTTIDQTIVALSAPTIQGQLGLSNGGIQWAVNVYLLATAASFLLGGRLADVFGHKRMVLVGIAAFGVTSLLCGLAPAGGYAEAWLVAARALQGISGAIMFPAAIGIVVQSFSREGRGKAMALFFAVTGAMTAIGPIAGGYLTAWTWRSIFWVNVPIALAALVVVALSAAPSPRRAERIDWIGAGLVALGMGLVVFGLQQASGWGWTSAGVLTALAGGAAFLVAFVVHERRTHEPLVNLRAFRDRGFTLATLGSLFASVAFVPVFFFLSVYGQVSLGLSATTTGLLFLKLFLGFVIASRFGSSMFDRVGARPVLAIGGVLGAVGFGWLATTVTDLDFDAEAFFNQQTWPIAVAGAGIGFMLSAVSTDAVNRAIGASYGEVTALSQSMRNFGGAFGLAVLTTLVTGRLTTGLTTSFEAMGGTAEDARKAVDLVTGAGGDTGAPAAARDQIMLAVRTDYASAVQWAFGGMAIAMAVLLVLAAFYPRDRRQTA from the coding sequence ATGACCGCGCTGTCCAGCGGCACCACCGGCAAGACCGGGGTCCGCGCGCTCGTCGGCCTCATCCTCGCGGTGTCGATGACCACCATCGACCAGACGATCGTGGCGCTGTCCGCGCCGACGATCCAAGGCCAGTTGGGCCTGTCGAATGGCGGCATCCAGTGGGCCGTCAACGTCTACCTGCTGGCCACCGCCGCGTCCTTCCTGCTCGGCGGCCGCCTCGCCGACGTTTTCGGGCACAAGCGGATGGTGCTGGTCGGCATCGCCGCGTTCGGCGTCACGTCGCTGCTGTGCGGCCTGGCCCCGGCGGGCGGTTACGCCGAGGCGTGGCTGGTCGCGGCGCGGGCGTTGCAGGGCATCAGCGGCGCGATCATGTTCCCGGCGGCCATCGGCATCGTCGTCCAGTCCTTCTCCCGCGAGGGCCGGGGCAAGGCGATGGCGCTGTTCTTCGCGGTCACCGGGGCGATGACGGCCATCGGGCCGATCGCGGGCGGCTACCTCACCGCGTGGACGTGGCGCTCGATCTTCTGGGTCAACGTGCCGATCGCGCTCGCCGCGCTGGTCGTCGTCGCGCTGTCGGCCGCCCCCTCACCCCGTCGGGCCGAGCGGATCGACTGGATCGGCGCCGGGCTGGTCGCGCTGGGCATGGGCCTGGTCGTGTTCGGGCTGCAGCAGGCGAGCGGCTGGGGCTGGACCAGCGCGGGCGTGCTGACGGCTCTCGCGGGCGGTGCCGCGTTCCTGGTCGCGTTCGTGGTCCACGAGCGCCGCACCCACGAGCCGCTGGTGAACCTGCGGGCGTTCCGCGACCGGGGCTTCACCCTCGCCACGCTGGGCAGCCTGTTCGCGTCGGTCGCGTTCGTGCCGGTGTTCTTCTTCCTCAGCGTGTACGGCCAGGTGTCGCTCGGCCTGTCCGCGACGACGACCGGACTGCTGTTCCTCAAGCTGTTCCTCGGTTTCGTGATCGCCTCCCGCTTCGGCTCGTCCATGTTCGACCGCGTCGGCGCGCGCCCGGTGCTCGCGATCGGCGGGGTGCTCGGCGCCGTCGGGTTCGGCTGGCTCGCCACGACCGTGACCGACCTCGACTTCGACGCGGAGGCCTTCTTCAACCAGCAGACCTGGCCGATCGCGGTCGCGGGCGCGGGCATCGGGTTCATGCTCAGCGCGGTCAGCACCGACGCGGTGAACCGGGCCATCGGCGCGTCCTACGGCGAGGTCACCGCGCTGTCCCAGTCCATGCGCAACTTCGGCGGCGCGTTCGGCCTCGCCGTGCTGACCACGCTCGTGACCGGCAGGCTGACCACCGGACTGACCACGTCGTTCGAGGCCATGGGCGGCACCGCGGAGGACGCCCGCAAGGCCGTCGACCTGGTCACCGGGGCTGGTGGCGACACCGGCGCGCCCGCGGCCGCGCGCGACCAGATCATGCTCGCCGTCCGCACCGACTACGCGAGCGCCGTGCAGTGGGCGTTCGGCGGAATGGCCATCGCGATGGCGGTACTCCTCGTCCTCGCCGCGTTCTACCCTCGCGACCGTCGCCAGACCGCCTGA
- a CDS encoding PadR family transcriptional regulator produces the protein MSLKHATLGLLSFGPASGYDLLQTFGESLANVWPATQSQLYGELGKLADAGLVTVAAEGPRGRKEYSITAEGTAELRHWLSETKPAPTRRSEMLLRVFFLGLLTPEQAEDYLRDRATAAVEMRAGMQEIDRQLDPQDGDLVIYGRLALEWALRYSAMQREWADWAVGELRRARKEE, from the coding sequence GTGAGCCTGAAACACGCGACCCTCGGTCTGCTGTCGTTCGGTCCGGCCAGCGGGTACGACCTGCTGCAGACGTTCGGCGAGTCGCTGGCCAACGTCTGGCCCGCCACCCAGAGCCAGCTCTACGGGGAACTGGGCAAGCTCGCGGACGCGGGCCTGGTCACCGTCGCCGCCGAGGGGCCCCGCGGGCGCAAGGAGTACTCGATCACCGCCGAGGGGACGGCCGAGCTGCGGCACTGGCTCAGCGAGACGAAGCCCGCGCCCACCCGGCGCAGCGAGATGCTGCTGAGGGTGTTCTTCCTCGGCCTGCTCACGCCGGAGCAGGCCGAGGACTACCTGCGCGACCGCGCTACCGCGGCCGTCGAGATGCGCGCGGGCATGCAGGAGATCGACAGGCAGCTCGACCCTCAGGACGGCGACCTGGTGATCTACGGCAGGCTCGCCCTGGAGTGGGCCCTGCGGTACTCGGCCATGCAGCGGGAGTGGGCGGACTGGGCCGTCGGGGAACTGCGCCGCGCCCGCAAGGAGGAGTAG